One Cryptomeria japonica chromosome 9, Sugi_1.0, whole genome shotgun sequence genomic window carries:
- the LOC131042822 gene encoding uncharacterized protein LOC131042822, giving the protein MPRVWLSLKKSLHCKSDRQEVEVPQSTRDASSSRSLANHLKDVFLGSKRGIRNGNCSPCSIASTEFLHNNNMLEEAMILRDYSGFEKKNIVGSFRECKSSDVSKANARGTRNHGDVLLSPSKQKKNQQSVGLNGKIATKIIPGCKVHAAVNEVCTCLKYCSQRYTNIQSLQRYNLRSYAVSVLKEGDSTRNVVEIIFKSSWLESKVECCQIERVLKVNHTHNTLAKFEEYRDTVRATASKLAKKHQRCMADGNEVLSFHGTTITCSLGIDGLSTPCNFLDCNVCNIITTGFPSKQSKGKGIYTAATSLRAHNSITLSHDGLMYPVKRAMMVCRVIAGRVHKPPSTGSVDKFSIPVGFDSVAGEVESCSKLEELYISSPRGILPCFIVIYS; this is encoded by the exons ATGCCTAGAGTCTGGTTATCATTGAAGAAGTCTCTGCATTGCAAATCAGATCGTCAGGAGGTGGAGGTTCCACAGAGCACAAGGGATGCATCTTCCTCCAGGTCCTTGGCAAATCACTTGAAGGATGTCTTTCTTGGGAGCAAACGAGGCATACGAAATGGTAACTGCAGCCCTTGTTCTATAGCTAGCACTGAATTCTTACACAATAATAATATGCTTGAGGAGGCCATGATTCTCAGGGACTATTCTGGTTTCGAGAAGAAGAACATTGTTGGGAGCTTTAGAGAGTGCAAGAGTTCTGATGTCAGTAAGGCTAATGCCAGGGGGACAAGAAATCATGGAGATGTTCTTCTCAGCCCTTCAAAACAGAAAAAGAATCAGCAGTCTGTTGGATTGAATGGAAAGATTGCTACTAAAATTATTCCTGGTTGTAAAGTTCATGCAGCAGTGAATGAAGTTTGCACCTGCCTCAAGTACTGCAGCCAACGATATACAAATATTCAATCCCTGCAACGTTATAACCTCAGAAGTTATGCAG TCAGTGTTCTCAAGGAAGGTGATTCTACCAGGAATGTTGTGGAGATCATCTTCAAATCAAGCTGGCTTGAATCAAAAGTTGAATGTTGTCAAATTGAAAGAGTACTCAAGGTGAATCATACCCACAACACACTAGCCAAATTTGAGGAATACAGAGACACTGTGAGAGCCACAGCTAGCAAGCTGGCCAAGAAACATCAAAGATGCATGGCTGATGGCAATGAAGTCCTGAGCTTCCATGGCACCACCATTACATGCTCTTTAGGAATTGATGGGCTATCTACTCCATGCAACTTCTTGGACTGCAATGTATGCAACATTATTACAACAGGATTCCCATCCAAGCAATCCAAAGGGAAAGGAATATACACTGCAGCCACCAGTCTCAGAGCTCACAATTCCATTACCCTATCCCATGACGGTTTAATGTATCCTGTAAAAAGGGCCATGATGGTTTGCAGGGTCATTGCAGGAAGAGTTCACAAGCCTCCAAGTACAGGAAGTGTTGACAAGTTTTCTATCCCTGTTGGGTTTGATTCAGTTGCAGGAGAAGTTGAAAGCTGTTCAAAGCTTGAAGAACTATACATTTCTAGTCCCAGAGGAATCCTACCCTGCTTCATCGTGATCTATTCTTAA